The window CAACCCAACGCCGGGCTATGCGAACTCCGTCCAGGCGGCGCCCAGAACGGACAGCAGCGCCCAGGATATTATCAATCCAACCACGGGCGCCTTCGAGATTCCGGTCGTTGCCGGACCTGCCGTGCTTTCTGTCGCGGGCTACACGCGTACTGGAAGCGTCCGGATTCCCGCCGGAGATACGGACCTGGATGGCGTGCAGATTGTCGTTTCGTCCGGTTTCCAGATACACGGTCAGATTCTGCTGGACGGCGTCAATCCTGCCGCGCGGGATCCCCGCATCGCCTCGCTTCGCGTGAGGCTCCGGGCCGCGCCCCAGGCGCACATGATCGAACCGCCGGCCACGAGCGGCGTGCCGTCAGCTACGGGCGAGTTCGCGATCCAGAACGTCACGACCGGCGATTACAGAATCGATGTGGCGCCGGTTTTGACCACTACCGGCAATCCGTCCATACCGGCGGCGCTGCAGAACGCGTATGTGAAGTCGATTCGAATCGGAAACGATGACATCTTAAGCGGCGGCTTTCAGGCCGATACGCAGCCGCCGGATAGTCCGATGGTGATCGTCGTGGGGCTGAATGCGGGTTCGATTTCCGGAACCGTTGTCGCGGAAAATCAGATGCCTGCACCCGATGCAACCGTCGTGCTCGTGCCGGACGGCGACAGAAGGCAGCGGCAGGATCTGTACCGGACAGGCACCAGCGACACCTCCGCACATTTCAAATTCGATCGGATTTCCCCGGGTTCCTACAAACTGTTCGCCTGGGACAATGTCGATAACGGCGTCTGGCTGGACCCTGCATTCATGAAGGCAAACGAAGACTCCGGAAAATCGATCGTTATCCGCGAAGGGTCACGAGAGGAAATACAGCTGTCCGTCAGAATCCCCTAGTAAATGAGGAGGGCGTAGAGCCGGCGGTTCCGTGTATACCCGGAGCCGCCGGCCCTTTTTATGGGGGCTGCGCGCTGTCGCGCTTGTGCTCCCGCTTTGGTTTACGCCGAGATGAACGTCATCGACGGGCTCCAATCCGTGTGACCCAGTTTACCCAGCGCACGGACCCGGAACTGGTAACTTCCGGCCGGCGTGAGGCCACTGATGGTCACCTTTATTGGAACTGGTCAACGTCATCAGGGTCCAGGGACCAAGGACGCCGCCCGTGCCTTCTTGCGCATAATGCACATCGTTGTCAATGGCGCGGATCTGACGCTCGACCTTCACAACGGCTTGTCCGCTGTTCGGGTCGCGCTCGATCGAAGTGAACTTCGCCGGAGCCAGCGGTTGCGGCGCGGTTTTGGTTTTAACAACCGCCGTGAAACCACTGGTGTTGAACGTCGCCGGATCGTTGTTACACGTGGCTTCGACGTAATGTCCAAGCAGCGTGTACACCCGGAGGACCTCCGCACGTTGTTTGTTTTTCGCACTGATGGCTTTATTACCTCCATCTTCGGCATCGACAATCAACGCACTGAAGCTGTCCAGATCCTGCCGGACTGTCGGCAGGGGAACCGGCGTGTTCGGGAAGGCCGGATTGCTCAACAAGCCGTTGTACCCCGTGTTACCCGCGTTCAGCACGTCGGTATCCGACACTCCATGAAAATTCAGCTTCGCCTTGATCTTCTGAATCACATTTTGAATAGTTGTCGTCATCGCTCTCACCTCCTTTCCCGATTCGAATATTTATTGAGGCTGCGCGCTATCGCGCTTGCCCTTCGGGCCGCGACAGTAAAAGAGGAGAGATATGCGGCCGTTGAATATCCCCCCTACTTGTATAACTCCGGAAACGGGTTAAACCTGACAGGCTTCCGAAAGATTTCTCAAATTTTCTTCAGGCGGAGCGTTTCTGGCGCTTCTGATCCTCCCGGATCAGCGCGCCGATGTAGTCGCTGACGCTGCTGTATCGCCCGGCGCCGATCTGATTGTCGGCAGACTCTTTGAGGTGCTCCGGCAGAGTGATGCTCAGGGTCTGCGAGTCGGCATTGCGCTGCTGCTCCGCGCGTTCCGCCTCAGTGAGGACGCTCTCGCCCTCCCCGGTCACCTTGAAAAGGAGAACGTAAGAGATTCTGCAGATTCAAGCCGCAGGCGGGGCCAGCGGAACCGCTTATAAAATCGCATTACGTAAACAGATGGGATTTAGCAAATGGTAGGAAAATGGTAGGAACTAAACAGGGGTCGGCGTCGATGGCGTGGTGGGTTTTCCGCGCATAGCGGCTGTTATGTAACTAGTGTAGCGTTGGCGGGGCTGCCCAAAAAAGAGTTGTCGGCTCGACGACACGCCAGGGGGTGTCATGCATTCAGAATTCGACAACTCCGCAAATACCTTACGCCGATTGTTGATCGCAACTACGAGAGCCTGTAAATTGGGAAAATGAGTTACCAAGACATCATAACGATCGAGGCCGACAAGCGAGGGGGGAAGCCGTGCATCCGGGGAATGCGCATAACGGTCTACGACGTCCTGGAGTACCTCGCTTCGGGCATGACTGAACAGCAGATTCTTGAGGACTTCCCTGAACTCACTGCAGGCGACATCCGCGCATGTCTTGAATTCGCGGCCGACCGCGAACGAAAGCTCGTGTCCATACCGCCCCAGTGAAGCTCCTTCTCGATCAAAATCTCAGTCATCGCTTGGTCAAAGCGCTGAATTTGGAGTTTCCCGAATCCAGCCACGTTCGCTATGCCGGACTGGAAAAGGCGCCGGATGGGCCAGTTTGGGAATACGCGAAAACGAACGGCTTTTTGATTGTTTCCAAAGACGCTGACTTTCATCAGCGTAGCTTTCTTTTTGGTCACCCACCGA of the Terriglobia bacterium genome contains:
- a CDS encoding carboxypeptidase regulatory-like domain-containing protein; this translates as MLLHAMVLAGLLAQNGTQVEGFVKRAGTNEPVPRAIVELHRDSDDSIEYTVSSGDDGKYAVRNVRPGKYRIVANKAGYVRAEYGQRAPGKGGTALEFAAGRNVAGLDLALTATAAISGRIYDVNGLPVVKATVRALKPSFQNGQRTFTPVQAALTNDLGEYRLFWLAPGRYFVGVNAPDWRGLGDLVLVNSSGSIASGAMNGQRFGTPLENPLAPVTVPRGFVMAGGTYMPIYYPNTADEQAAEAVNLAPGASIEGVDIRLAPVRTRRVRGVVIDSATGRPFVNPTPGYANSVQAAPRTDSSAQDIINPTTGAFEIPVVAGPAVLSVAGYTRTGSVRIPAGDTDLDGVQIVVSSGFQIHGQILLDGVNPAARDPRIASLRVRLRAAPQAHMIEPPATSGVPSATGEFAIQNVTTGDYRIDVAPVLTTTGNPSIPAALQNAYVKSIRIGNDDILSGGFQADTQPPDSPMVIVVGLNAGSISGTVVAENQMPAPDATVVLVPDGDRRQRQDLYRTGTSDTSAHFKFDRISPGSYKLFAWDNVDNGVWLDPAFMKANEDSGKSIVIREGSREEIQLSVRIP
- a CDS encoding type II toxin-antitoxin system ParD family antitoxin is translated as MTGEGESVLTEAERAEQQRNADSQTLSITLPEHLKESADNQIGAGRYSSVSDYIGALIREDQKRQKRSA
- a CDS encoding DUF433 domain-containing protein, with amino-acid sequence MSYQDIITIEADKRGGKPCIRGMRITVYDVLEYLASGMTEQQILEDFPELTAGDIRACLEFAADRERKLVSIPPQ
- a CDS encoding DUF5615 family PIN-like protein, yielding MKLLLDQNLSHRLVKALNLEFPESSHVRYAGLEKAPDGPVWEYAKTNGFLIVSKDADFHQRSFLFGHPPKVVWIRRGNCSTAAIETILREHREDIERFAETEQGSFLALL